Proteins found in one Vespula pensylvanica isolate Volc-1 chromosome 10, ASM1446617v1, whole genome shotgun sequence genomic segment:
- the LOC122632712 gene encoding GPN-loop GTPase 2 — protein sequence MSLIFGQLVIGPPGSGKTTYCNAMCKFLEQIGRKVAVINIDPANENMEYTPLVDISELIKHEEVMSEYGLGPNGALVYCMEFLEANVKWLITKILNLKDYYLIFDCPGQVELYTHHKSVSSIVEKLTQNLVRLCSVHLVDSHHCSDPGKYLSSLILCTTTMLQLGLPHVNIMTKFDEMKKFSDRLAFNIDFYTEVLDLNYLLEKLDEDPFTAKYKKLNAALISLVEDYSLVSFIPLDVSNQALLLQVKNAVDKANGYIFGGNEPQDVQTLLACAVGAVSETKKMSTIDAYL from the exons atgagtTTAATATTTGGACAATTGGTCATTGGACCGCCTGGTAGTGGAAAAACTACTTACTGTAATGCAATGTGTAAATTTCTGGAGCAAATAGGTAGAAAAGTAGCTGTTATCAACATTG ATCCAGCTAATGAAAATATGGAATATACCCCATTGGTAGATATATCTGAACTAATCAAACATGAAGAAGTAATGTCAGAATATGGTCTTGGTCCAAATGGAGCATTAGTTTACTGTATGGAATTTTTAGAAGCAAATGTCAAATGGTTGATTactaaaattttaaatttaaaggaTTACTACCTTATTTTTGATTGCCCAGGACAG GTTGAACTTTATACACATCATAAATCTGTTAGTTCAATTGTTGAGAAATTGACTCAGAATTTAGTAAGATTGTGTAGTGTACATCTTGTAGACTCACATCATTGTAGCGATCCag gaaaatatttatcatctcTAATCTTGTGTACGACTACTATGTTACAATTAGGTCTACCTCATGTTAACATTATGACAAAATttgatgaaatgaaaaaatttagcGATCGTTTAGCatttaatatagatttttatacaGAAGTACTTGATTTAAATTATCTCCTAGAGAAATTAGATGAGGATCCTTTTACAGCAAA gtacaaaAAACTTAATGCAgctttaatttctttagttGAGGATTATAGTCTTGTAAGTTTTATACCATTAGATGTTTCCAATCAAGCACTTTTGTTACAAGTGAAAAATGCTGTTGATAAGGCAAATGGTTACATTTTTGGTGGAAACGAACCTCAAGATGTTCAAACATTATTGGCATGTGCTGTTGGAGCTGTCAGTGAAACTAAAAAAATGTCTACTATAGATGCATatctttga